One window of Pelobates fuscus isolate aPelFus1 chromosome 9, aPelFus1.pri, whole genome shotgun sequence genomic DNA carries:
- the AMER1 gene encoding APC membrane recruitment protein 1, with amino-acid sequence MEAGQECQGETAGTNVASVICEKADCIRYDADSEKVETSLGQSGMFLDQQTSAKQKKSPFKFFGGRKSICTLPSFFGGKHKGLSKGSSKKGLSKSKTHDGFSDVPREDGKKESSFQRFHMHEHTKFANSLPSSQSADSGITSPVKLDFNFHDSSPLGSTECFDKKLNGEKSLSFPRPKKGLKGLFSSIRRHKKNKAIDTEKSEISNNIPPSIILDKVTIKYTNEDSGSDKHNEGSVDPVPSENYLDAIHEKELTVECSENFSGVPQPTDLPSEANLDATVDQKSSFEFKTNSAVSASTEEVFLEVLNTDHTTRDSLSGGDQISLMLEDVSSLKSFDSLTGCGDIIADQDIDHMSDNTISLERNREITKRSSCLVTYQGGGEEMATPDDMEEEYLQQLLEDSTGAEANYELNQEKENEGNSKSFISLEASEFPLNVKDPFDRALMCNTELLTPQSDQQESAPNSDEGYYDSTTPGPEDDSGEGFIQKERLPRDSYSGDALYEFYEPDDNLMSPAPGGESLYESKTPCSEIFDQFFGFSIPADSGSIQEAERKRGATETEEERLAVIQKQLLFWERQREAALKEMEGPVADLFCKEKLNIECENRTANLVDRNMSCLGSNLALLQNTNKDAISKGIQNVQTENQSWTDFQENSFTHSKSQECYSQHLEGNCLIEDDAGFELNVDSLEAQDQDDTRISSSDNFKNFKIPSMHHVQNVFDNVYNTPNECEDTAEFNNGMLFSSISERLGKTGSSSSFHHNLDSLPTMVTFDIVDVENEGECEQQIELSPDEEDDTSFETFDHSYVQESLADCEEQLFQVDSHLPFHSYNWGVASLPRHLDHYKLIPSMPVPLSLNRRSKSLDTENMELELGGLHLSRAGLRSNDHSANWEDGPNHWSYGDACSQGGESAWDERNCLRQDIQPAGNFERCTSDVISKQGYSRNFKSPSLSKKLSQRIKPITRITNTTLQCNTKLSQEVSNSNQYYGENTTKKLALVLPLEEKRDLALHPSFCDPAVSIKQSKNKPVGITQAMPQQRKNAGGSLIPTGDYKEQFVPTKKGTVVQRATASDDWSNHLSECTNS; translated from the coding sequence ATGGAAGCTGGCCAAGAGTGCCAAGGAGAAACTGCTGGCACAAACGTAGCGTCTGTTATTTGTGAAAAAGCAGATTGTATTCGCTATGATGCAGACTCCGAAAAAGTGGAAACATCTCTTGGGCAGTCTGGAATGTTTCTAGACCAACAAACTTCAGCTAAGCAGAAGAAGTCTCCTTTCAAATTTTTTGGAGGCAGAAAGAGCATTTGTACTTTGCCAAGCTTTTTTGGGGGAAAACACAAAGGCCTGAGCAAAGGAAGCTCCAAAAAAGGATTAAGCAAAAGCAAAACCCATGATGGCTTCAGTGATGTACCTAGAGAAGATGGGAAAAAAGAGAGTTCTTTTCAAAGGTTCCACATGCATGAACATACAAAGTTTGCGAATTCTTTGCCAAGCTCTCAGAGTGCTGATTCTGGTATTACTTCACCAGTTAAGCTTGATTTTAACTTTCATGATTCATCCCCTCTAGGCAGCACAGAATGCTTTGATAAGAAGCTAAATGGTGAGAAATCTCTGTCCTTTCCCAGACCAAAAAAGGGATTAAAGGGTTTATTTAGTAGCATTCGCcgtcataaaaaaaacaaagccaTAGATACTGAGAAAAGTGAGATTTCTAACAATATCCCCCCTTCTATCATCTTGGATAAAGTGACTATCAAATACACAAATGAGGATAGTGGCAGTGATAAACATAATGAGGGCTCTGTTGACCCTGTACCTTCAGAGAACTACCTTGATGCTATCCATGAAAAAGAATTAACAGTGGAATGTTCTGAGAACTTCTCAGGTGTGCCTCAACCCACAGATTTACCTTCAGAAGCTAATCTAGATGCAACGGTAGACCAAAAAAGTTCCTTTGAGTTTAAAACCAATTCTGCAGTTTCTGCAAGCACTGAGGAGGTGTTCCTAGAGGTACTAAATACCGATCACACAACCAGAGATTCTCTATCAGGTGGTGATCAAATTAGCCTCATGCTGGAAGATGTTTCTTCACTCAAAAGTTTTGACTCTCTTACTGGCTGTGGTGATATAATTGCAGATCAAGACATTGACCACATGAGTGACAACACAATCTCGTTGGAGCGAAACCGAGAAATAACAAAGAGAAGTTCTTGCCTCGTGACCTACCAGGGtggtggggaagagatggcaacacCAGATGACATGGAAGAAGAGTATCTCCAACAACTTTTGGAGGATTCCACTGGTGCAGAAGCGAACTATGAATTGAACcaagaaaaggaaaatgaagGGAATTCGAAAAGCTTTATTTCCCTTGAGGCTAGTGAGTTTCCTTTGAATGTTAAAGATCCATTTGATAGAGCCCTTATGTGCAACACAGAGTTGTTGACCCCACAGAGTGATCAGCAAGAGTCTGCCCCAAATAGTGATGAAGGATACTATGATTCTACGACACCTGGTCCCGAAGACGATTCTGGGGAAGGCTTCATTCAGAAGGAGCGGCTTCCCAGGGATAGCTACAGTGGAGATGCACTTTATGAGTTTTATGAGCCTGATGACAATCTAATGAGTCCTGCACCAGGTGGTGAGTCTTTATATGAAAGTAAAACTCCATGTTCTGAAATTTTTgatcagttttttggttttagtaTTCCTGCAGACAGTGGCTCAATTCAGGAGGCAGAACGTAAAAGGGGTGCAACAGAGACAGAAGAAGAGAGACTTGCAGTGATTCAAAAACAGCTTCTCTTTTGGGAACGACAAAGAGAGGCAGCACTAAAAGAGATGGAAGGTCCAGTTGCTGATCTGTTTTGCAAAGAAAAGCTGAATATTGAATGTGAAAACAGAACTGCTAATTTAGTGGACAGGAATATGAGTTGCCTTGGTAGCAATCTAGCATTGTTGCAAAATACAAACAAAGATGCAATCAGCAAAGGaattcaaaatgtacagactgaaAATCAAAGCTGGACAGACTTCCAAGAGAATTCTTTTACACACTCTAAATCCCAGGAATGTTATAGTCAACATTTAGAGGGTAACTGCCTTATCGAGGATGATGCTGGTTTTGAGTTGAATGTTGATAGCCTTGAAGCTCAAGATCAGGATGATACCAGAATATCAAGTTCTGATAACTTTAAAAATTTTAAGATTCCCTCTATGCACCATGTCCAGAATGTATTTGATAATGTATACAATACACCAAATGAATGTGAGGATACTGCAGAGTTCAACAATGGAATGTTATTTTCTAGTATATCTGAACGTTTGGGAAAAACTGGCTCTAGCTCCTCGTTCCATCACAATCTCGATTCTCTTCCGACCATGGTTACTTTTGACATTGTTGATGTTGAAAATGAAGGCGAATGTGAACAGCAAATAGAGCTGAGTCCAGATGAAGAGGACGATACATCATTTGAGACTTTTGATCACAGTTATGTACAGGAATCTTTAGCAGATTGTGAAGAACAGTTATTTCAAGTGGATTCCCATCTTCCTTTCCACAGCTACAACTGGGGAGTAGCTAGTCTTCCCCGTCACCTTGACCACTATAAGTTGATTCCCTCAATGCCTGTGCCGCTTTCGCTTAACCGAAGAAGCAAGTCTCTTGACACAGAAAATATGGAGCTTGAACTTGGGGGTCTCCATTTGTCTAGAGCTGGCCTCCGGTCCAACGATCACTCAGCCAATTGGGAAGATGGTCCTAATCATTGGAGTTATGGAGATGCATGTTCCCAGGGAGGTGAGAGTGCATGGGATGAGCGTAATTGTCTGAGACAGGACATTCAGCCTGCTGGGAATTTTGAAAGGTGTACTTCAGATGTAATTTCAAAGCAGGGTTATAGCAGAAATTTTAAAAGCCCAAGCTTAAGTAAAAAGTTGTCACAACGTATCAAACCAATTACAAGAATAACCAACACTACTTTGCAATGTAACACTAAGCTATCCCAAGAGGTTTCCAACTCTAACCAGTATTATGGAGAGAACACTACAAAGAAACTTGCTCTTGTGTTGCCTTTGGAAGAGAAAAGGGACTTGGCTCTACACCCATCTTTCTGCGACCCTGCTGTATCAATAAAGCAATCAAAAAACAAACCTGTGGGCATCACGCAAGCAATGCCTCAGCAACGCAAGAATGCCGGGGGCTCTCTTATACCTACAGGAGATTATAAAGAGCAGTTTGTACCCACCAAGAAAGGGACAGTTGTACAGAGAGCTACTGCTTCTGATGATTGGAGTAATCATCTTAGTGAATGTACTAACAGCTAG